One Polaribacter sp. KT25b DNA segment encodes these proteins:
- a CDS encoding DUF2061 domain-containing protein — protein sequence MIADQMIFSKKIESQSFEEDKTSEKPVRSIAKALSWRIVGTLDTLVVSYILTGKIALAASIASVDFITKLILYFFHERIWNKIKWGK from the coding sequence ATGATTGCAGATCAAATGATTTTTAGTAAAAAAATAGAAAGTCAGAGTTTTGAAGAGGATAAAACTTCAGAAAAACCAGTAAGAAGTATTGCAAAAGCATTAAGCTGGAGAATAGTTGGAACACTAGATACATTAGTGGTTTCATATATTTTAACAGGTAAAATTGCATTAGCAGCATCAATAGCATCAGTAGATTTTATAACAAAACTAATTTTATATTTCTTTCACGAGAGAATATGGAATAAAATAAAATGGGGAAAATAA